One window of the Nothobranchius furzeri strain GRZ-AD chromosome 3, NfurGRZ-RIMD1, whole genome shotgun sequence genome contains the following:
- the sumf1 gene encoding formylglycine-generating enzyme produces MVRHYPLFLVLVFVNEVFCLQSSCRGEQDSLPVEGAGGCGCGKLKRAADESGTATKDPADKYSAEANERTSGASEDGNKVQSQMVLIPGGEFLMGTDNPGIPADGEGPQRSVHVDPFYMDVQEVTNQQFQSFVGATGYVTEAEKFRDSFVFEGILSDSVKNQITQAVAAAPWWLPVKGANWKHPEGPDSSITDRLNHPVVHVSWSDAVAFCSWANKRLPTEAEWECACRAGLKDRLYPWGNKLNPKGKHYANLWQGEFPTHNSGEDGYVQTSPVESFPANGFGLYDIVGNVWEWTSDWWTVHHMTDHQHNPTGPPSGKDKVKKGGSYMCHKSYCYRYRCAARSQNTPDSSASNLGFRCVSREKR; encoded by the exons ATGGTGCGGCATTAccctttgtttttagttttagtatTTGTGAATGAAGTATTTTGTCTCCAGAGTTCATGCCGGGGGGAGCAGGACTCTCTCCCCGTGGAGGGAGCAGGGGGATGCGGCTGTGGAAAGCTGAAGAGAGCCGCTGATGAGAGCGGGACAGCGACCAAAGACCCAGCCGACAAATACTCCGCAGAGGCGAACGAGAGGACATCCGGGGCCAGTGAAGATGGGAATAAAGTACAAAGTCAG ATGGTGTTGATACCTGGAGGAGagtttctgatgggaactgacaaCCCAGGAATCCCTGCAGATGGCGAGGGGCCTCAGAGATCGGTGCACGTTGACCCCTTCTACATGGATGTCCAGGAAGTAACAAACCAGCAGTTCCAGAGCTTTGTTGGTGCCACTGGATATGTCACAGAG GCAGAAAAATTCAGAGACTCATTTGTGTTTGAGGGAATTTTGAGCGACTCTGTCAAAAATCAGATTACCCAAGCA GtggctgctgccccctggtggcttCCTGTCAAAGGGGCCAACTGGAAACACCCCGAGGGGCCAGACTCCAGCATCACAGACAG ACTGAATCATCCAGTTGTCCACGTCTCTTGGTCAGATGCGGTCGCCTTCTGCTCCTGGGCCAACAAGAGACTTCCTACAGAGGCAGAGTGGGAGTGCGCCTGCAGGGCCGGCTTGAAAGACAG ACTATACCCTTGGGGAAACAAGCTGAACCCTAAAGGAAAGCACTACGCCAACCTCTGGCAGGGGGAATTCCCGACACACAACTCTGGAGAGGACGGATACGTGCAAACATCTCCG GTGGAGTCTTTTCCTGCTAATGGTTTTGGTCTCTACGACATAGTGGGAAATGTTTGGGAATGGACCTCAGACTGGTGGACTGTACATCACATGACAGACCACCAACACAACCCA ACTGGTCCTCCTTCAGGCAAGGACAAAGTGAAGAAGGGAGGATCCTACATGTGCCACAAG TCTTATTGTTACAGATACCGATGTGCCGCTCGGAGCCAGAACACTCCAGACAGCTCAGCCTCTAATCTGGGTTTTCGCTGTGTTTCACGGGAGAAACGATAA